Proteins encoded together in one Deinococcus irradiatisoli window:
- a CDS encoding S41 family peptidase → MKRLLMLAVALSLTSPAFSQTPLPLAESALKPVTAQAHTASTPAATPSPAQEIFDEVNDLIQNQYGGLSTVDRAALARDYQTRLTAVCASDPSGCAAEKAFPVVTAEVTALGDEHTYFQNPDDFKDFMTSATGGNRLQFGVRLAQLDGESRLILDVIPGSASEAAGLRRGDVLKTIDDQPYTYAGLKAAKEAGRQIMLGLERGGAPLTVAITSSESSSRDLPRLSFLPPSADQPGQVAVIRIPTFLAGGSVAQTVHDEVRSAQGQQASGLIVDLRGNTGGDLSECDGAVSAFVPSFTRLARTAQGDSRTVVRGGSRLDNGRVRSGVQSPALWTGPLTVMVDGSSASCSEFFAYELQYAKRATIIGEVTAGVGNTATRVFPLDSGAALQLTILNYAKPDGTPYPVRVKPDVSGVTDLAALGKGTDTLLSAAVGTLKTAPVLSAESVAPAARN, encoded by the coding sequence ATGAAACGCTTGCTGATGCTCGCCGTGGCCCTGAGCCTGACTTCCCCAGCCTTTTCACAAACGCCCCTTCCGCTGGCGGAATCGGCACTCAAACCCGTGACTGCGCAGGCCCATACGGCCTCCACACCTGCGGCGACGCCTTCCCCCGCCCAGGAGATTTTCGACGAGGTCAACGACCTGATTCAGAACCAGTACGGCGGCCTGAGCACCGTCGACCGCGCCGCGCTGGCCCGCGATTACCAGACCCGCCTCACGGCGGTGTGCGCTTCGGATCCTTCCGGCTGCGCCGCCGAGAAGGCCTTTCCGGTGGTCACGGCGGAAGTCACCGCGCTGGGCGACGAGCACACCTACTTCCAGAATCCCGACGACTTCAAGGACTTCATGACCAGCGCCACCGGCGGCAACCGCCTGCAGTTCGGGGTGCGGCTGGCCCAGCTCGACGGCGAGAGCCGCCTGATTCTCGACGTGATTCCCGGCAGCGCCAGCGAGGCGGCCGGGCTGCGGCGCGGCGACGTGCTGAAAACCATCGACGACCAGCCGTACACCTACGCCGGCCTCAAGGCCGCCAAGGAAGCCGGGCGCCAGATCATGCTGGGCCTGGAACGCGGCGGCGCGCCGCTCACGGTGGCGATCACCTCCAGCGAAAGCAGCTCGCGCGACCTGCCGCGCCTGAGCTTTCTGCCGCCCAGCGCCGACCAGCCCGGACAGGTCGCGGTGATCCGCATTCCCACCTTCCTGGCCGGCGGCAGCGTGGCCCAGACGGTGCACGACGAGGTGCGCTCGGCCCAGGGCCAGCAGGCCTCGGGGCTGATCGTGGATTTGCGCGGCAACACCGGCGGCGATCTCAGCGAGTGCGACGGCGCGGTGAGCGCCTTCGTGCCCAGCTTTACCCGGCTGGCGCGCACCGCGCAGGGCGACAGCCGCACGGTGGTGCGCGGCGGCTCACGCCTCGACAACGGGCGGGTACGCAGCGGCGTGCAGAGCCCGGCGCTGTGGACTGGCCCGCTGACGGTGATGGTGGACGGCAGCAGCGCCTCGTGCAGCGAGTTCTTCGCCTACGAACTACAGTACGCCAAGCGCGCCACCATCATCGGCGAGGTGACGGCGGGCGTGGGCAACACCGCCACCCGCGTCTTTCCCCTCGACAGCGGCGCGGCCCTGCAGCTGACCATCCTCAACTATGCCAAGCCCGACGGCACGCCGTACCCGGTGCGCGTCAAGCCGGACGTCAGCGGCGTCACCGATCTCGCAGCCCTGGGCAAGGGCACCGACACGCTGCTGAGCGCCGCCGTGGGCACCCTCAAGACTGCCCCGGTGCTCAGCGCCGAGAGCGTCGCTCCCGCCGCCCGCAACTAA
- a CDS encoding ABC transporter permease, protein MTTLPASSPTKPPSRFRTFFASRPVIKLRRNKLAVVGLIMTLIFLLTAFFAPFIAAPSQEAGGNCLRDLGISQTREIYNPAGGAFWKVLFAAPDSCYRTERESFSPIPTPPSGTAYFGTSQGYDIFYGMIWGTRVMMKLGLVIVAITLLTGIIVGAVSGYYGGWLDNLIQRFIDVMLSLPSLVLTIVLLTVLGPSIGSIILAFCLTGWTQYARIVRGDILRTRNLEFVDAARSLGAHDQRLIFKHVLPNSVASVLTIAILDLGTIPLSIAALSFLGIGLPVGYTDWGQFMSFARSWMDNQYWYVTVLPASFIILFSLGWNLFGDAVRDAFDPRTR, encoded by the coding sequence ATGACGACCCTTCCCGCATCCAGCCCGACCAAACCCCCCAGCCGTTTCAGGACCTTCTTCGCTTCGCGTCCGGTGATCAAGCTGCGGCGCAACAAGCTGGCCGTGGTCGGGCTGATCATGACCCTGATCTTTTTGCTGACCGCCTTCTTCGCGCCGTTTATCGCCGCGCCCAGCCAGGAAGCCGGCGGCAACTGCCTGCGCGACCTGGGTATCAGCCAGACCCGCGAGATCTACAACCCGGCCGGCGGCGCGTTCTGGAAGGTGCTGTTCGCCGCGCCCGACAGCTGCTACCGCACCGAGCGCGAGAGCTTCTCGCCGATTCCCACCCCGCCGAGTGGCACCGCCTACTTCGGTACCTCGCAGGGCTACGACATCTTCTACGGCATGATCTGGGGCACCCGCGTGATGATGAAACTGGGACTGGTGATCGTGGCGATCACCCTGCTCACCGGTATCATCGTGGGCGCTGTCAGCGGCTACTACGGCGGCTGGCTCGACAACCTGATTCAGCGCTTCATCGACGTGATGCTCTCGCTGCCGAGCCTGGTGCTCACCATCGTGTTGCTCACGGTGCTGGGGCCGAGCATCGGCAGCATCATCCTGGCATTCTGCCTGACCGGCTGGACCCAGTACGCCCGCATCGTGCGCGGCGACATCCTCAGGACACGCAACCTGGAATTCGTGGACGCCGCCCGCTCGCTCGGCGCCCACGACCAGCGCCTGATCTTCAAGCACGTGCTGCCCAACTCGGTGGCCTCGGTGCTCACCATCGCCATTCTCGACCTCGGCACCATTCCGCTGAGCATCGCCGCCCTGTCGTTTCTGGGCATCGGCCTGCCGGTGGGCTACACCGACTGGGGCCAGTTCATGAGTTTTGCCCGCTCGTGGATGGACAATCAGTACTGGTACGTCACGGTGCTGCCCGCCTCGTTCATCATCCTTTTCAGCCTGGGCTGGAACCTCTTCGGCGACGCGGTGCGCGACGCTTTCGACCCCCGCACCCGCTGA